CGGCCTACGGCGATGCGAAGATTCCCGCCTACGACATGATCCGCTTCTCGGTGAACATCATGCGCGGCTGCTTCGGCGGTTGTACCTTCTGCTCGATCACCGAGCACGAAGGGCGCATCATCCAGAGCCGCTCGCACGAGTCGATTCTCAACGAGATCGAGGAGATCCGCGACAAGGTACCGGGCTATACCGGGACCATTTCCGATCTCGGTGGGCCGACCGCCAACATGTACCGGCTGGCCTGCAAGAGCCCGGAGATCGAGGCATCCTGCCGCAAGCCGTCCTGCGTCTGGCCGGGGGTATGCGATAACCTGAATACCGATCATTCATCGTTGGTCGGGCTCTACCGCAAGGCGCGCGAGCTGCCCGGTGTCAAACGTATCCTGATCGCCTCGGGACTGCGCTACGACCTCGCAGTGCGTTCGCCGGAATACGTCAAGGAGCTGGTGACCCATCACGTCGGGGGTTATCTGAAAATCGCTCCTGAGCACACCGAAGACGGCCCACTGTCGAAGATGATGAAGCCGGGCATCGGCAGCTACGACGCCTTCAAGAAGATGTTCGAGAAATTCAGCCGCGAGGCGGGCAAGGAGCAATACCTGATCCCGTACTTCATTGCTGCCCACCCTGGCACCACCGATGAAGACATGATGAATCTGGCACTCTGGCTCAAGCGCAGTGGCTTGCGCGCGGATCAGGTACAGGCGTTCTACCCATCGCCCATGGCCACCGCCACGGCCATGTATCACTCGGGTAAGAACCCGCTGCGTAAGGTGGGTTACAAGACCGAGGACGTGGGCATCGTCAAGGGTGAGAAGCAACGCCGGCTGCACAAGGCCTTCCTGCGTTACCACGATGCGAACAACTGGCCGATGCTGCGCGAGGCGCTCAAGGACATGGGTCGTAGCGATCTGATCGGGAACAGCAAGCAACATCTGATACCGACCTTCCAGCCAGCGATCGATGGTTACCAGACCGCACGCAACAAGCAGTCCACGCAGGCTGGCAGCAAGAAGGGCGGGCGCATACTGACTCAGCATACCGGGTTGCCGCCGCGCGAAACTGGCGCGGGCAAAAGCAAGCGACGTGGCCCGGGAAATCGTGCGCCGAGTTGATTGCGACTATGGCGCCCATTGGAGAATCTCAATGGGCGCCGGCTTCACCGGCGCACAATACCGGCAGTTCATCAGGAGAGCTGCCATGTCGATCACAACCCTAGCCAACCCTGTTGGCCAACTATGCTGCGGCTACCACCGGGGCAGCGCTACATACCCAGAATCATTCAGGGCTTGAGTTGGCGTGAGGACCCGGCGCTCGATGCGCCATCCAGTAATCCAATACCGCTTTCAGTTGCGCCAGTTCAATCGGCTTGGCCATGTGCCCGTTCATGCCGGCGCGACGCGCCCGCTCGCGATGTTCCGGGAGGATGTGTGCGGTCAGGGCAATGATGGGTAGCGGGGCGAAGGCGTTCTGCTGTTCCCACTGGCGAATCTGCTCGGTCGCGGTGAAGCCGTCCATTTCGTGCATTTCGCAGTCCATCAACACCAGATCGTAATGCCCCTGCCGGACTGCCTGTACCGCCTTCTTGCCATTTTCCACCGCATCACAGGCGATATTCAGCTTCGACAACATGCCTTGAATTACCCGTGTGGACACCTCATTGTCTTCAGCGACCAGCACGAGAAAACCTGTGTCGTCCCGTTCGCTTTCCGGTTTTTCGTGGGGTACGGCGACGCTGACCCGCTCGCTGCGCTGCAGCCATTCATCGATCAGGGTCGCCCGCAGGATATAGCCGGAGACCGGCTTGTTGAGCACGCGATGAATCCCTGCATTGCGTGCGACGATGCGGCTGGGCAACTGATTCAGACCGGTCAACATGATAATCAGCAGATCATCCCCGATCAGCGGGTCATCCTTGATCTTGCTTGCCAGTTCCAGGCCGGTCATGCCGGGCATGGACTGATCCACCAGCAGAATGTCGCAGGGGCTGTCCAGGTTGGCCTGAGCACGCAGGATGGCCAGCGCTTCGCGGCCGCTGGATGCGGTGCGGGCTGACATTTGCCAGGCGCTTGCCTGTTGCTGCAGCACCTTGCGGCAGGTGGCGTTGTCGTCAACGATGAGAATGCTGCGGTCGATCAGACAGCGCCCCCGCTGGGCCTGATCATCGGCATCGGCAGGGCTTTCGATGAACTCTGCCGGCACTGTCACCCATACGGTCGTTCCCGACCCGGACGTTCCGGGCATCGGTACGCCGGAGGCGGGGGTGCCCAGAAGACCAGTCGCGCCGTCCTTGACCCCCAATTGCCCACCCATCATGTGGATCAAGTGCTGGGAGATATAGAGTGACAATTGGCCCTGACTTTCCAGCATCTCCAGAAGGCGCTCGTTCGGTGCAGACCGATCGAGCAGACTGTCGCGTGCGGCGGCGCCCATGCCATGCCCGGTATCCTGAATCGCCAGGCGCAGCAGCGGTGTGTCGGGTTGCTGATTCTCCAACGCTACAGCCAGCAGAATTTCACCTTCATCGGTATTCAGCATGGCATTGTTCAGCAAGCTCATGATGACCTGCCGCAACCTGACAGGGTCGCCTTTCATCAGTCGCGGCACATCCGGATGGACGAAGCTGATGAGTTCGATTGGCTGGCTGCCCAATCGGTTGCGATGGCTCTCCAGACAATCGTTGATCAGTGCATGCAGATCGAATCGCTGGCTATCCAAAGCCAATTGGCCGGATTCCAGCCGTGATATATCCAGCACATCGTTGATCAGACCCAGCAGGTCATTGCCCGAACCGTGAATGGTCTGGACATAATCCCGTTGTTTGGCGGACAGGGCTGTATCCAGCAGTAGTTCAGACATGCCCAGCACGCCATTCATCGGAGTACGGATTTCATGACTGATATGCGCGAGGAATTCAGCGCGGGCACTGCGCTGGGCCAGTACGGCTGATTGCTCATGATGCTGTTTTATACGTCTGAGCACGTTGCGCTGTACCCGCCGATACAGGCTCCACGTATAGCAGACCATGGCTGCCCACAGCAGCAGATCGACCAGGTGTCTGGTCAGGTTGTGTGGTGGCAGGCCAAGTATCTGTTCCAGTAGCCAGCTGCCGATCAGCAACAGGGTTCCGCAGAGAAACAGAGGGTCGATAAATTCGCGCCGGTACAGCATTACCGCACTCAACAGCACAACGGTGAGCGGCAGACCGATACGGACCATGGACAGTATCGCTTCCAGCCAACCGGGCTGGGCGACGCTGAAAAGCAGCAACAGAGCCCCAACCAGCAGAATCGCGATACGTTCGCTGCGATCACCTGTCGTGCCGGGTACCGGATACAGGCCGTGCAGGGTCGCGGCAAGCACGACAAAGCCGGCGAGACTCATCAGGATGCCGGTACGGCCATGCAGGAAGGCCCAGTTGTGCAATGCCCAGCCGATACCGCTGAGGCTACTGAATCCGAACAGCAGAGCGCTGATGGCCATCAGCAGATGCAGGGGGTCTTTGCGCAGCAGGCCCTGCAGCAGGCAGTTGAGGGCCAGTCCGAACAGCAGTCCGACTAACATGCCCTGCAGGGCCTGATGTCGGGTATGGATGCGAGTGGCCTCATTCAGTGAAACCAGACTGATGTGGGTGCTGATCGGATAGTCATTCTGCAAGCGCACCAGCAGTGTCTGATCCGGGTTGGCGTTGACGTTCACCGGAAAGGCGAAACCCTCATGGGGCAGGGGTACAATGGTGCGGGGATCGGCGGTGCCGCCGGAATAGCTTGAGCGCAACACTCCGGCTCTGAGCAGATATACATTGATGCGGGCAATGGTCGGGTTATGCAGCTCAAGCAAATAGGTGGCCTGATGCTCCACGGGGACCTGTACCCACAGCGCGGCGGCTCCACCCGGCAGTTTCACCGGGCCTGGGGCGCTGGGAACGAACAGATTAGCGTAGCGATTGGAGAGGATGTCATTCAACGCCAGCTGGCCGCTGGTGTCGACAAAGCTCTGATAACCCGTGGTTGGCGCAGCGCCATCGGCGAAGACATTACCGATCAGCAGGCAGAGGCCCACCAGACTGCCGAATAACAACCTGAGAGTCTGCTTCAATTTATCTGTCCTGTCCTTGGGCATGTGCGGTTATTCTGCTGAGGCCTGGCGCCTGGCGCAAGGCTGGCCCGTTGACATTGGCGGGGGACCGCTGCGGTGCCCGCCAACCATGCTCCGTGGCTGGCGGGCGAGGTCTCAACTTTCCCGTTCGATGGCGCGATAGCCGATGTCCGAGCGGTAGAAGCAGCCGTCCCAGCTGATTTTCCGGGCCAGATCATAAGCGCCTTGCTGAGCCGCCTTGACGCTGTCACCCAGTGCGGTAGCGCACAGCACGCGACCCCCTTGGGTAACCACCTGGCCATCCTTCAATACGGTGCCGGCATGAAATACCTTGCCGTCGGTCGCAACGGCCTGAGCCAGGCCCTCGATCGGGCTGCCCTTGGCATAGTCGCCGGGGTAACCGCCAGCCGCCAGTACCACACCCAGGCTGGGACGTGGATCCCAACGGGCGTCCGCACTATCCAGTTTGCCGTCGAGCGCGGCCTCGACCAGCTCCACCAGACTGCTCTGCAGGCGCAGCATGATCGGCTGCGTCTCTGGATCGCCGAAGCGGCAGTTGAACTCGATCACCTTGGGCTTGCCTGCCTTGTCGATCATCAGCCCGGCATACAGAAAGCCGGTGTAGACATTGCCTTCGTCGGCCATGCCCCGTACGGTCGGCCAGATGACCTCATCCATCACGCGCTGATGCACCGCGTCGGTCACTACCGGAGCGGGGGAGTAGGCGCCCATGCCACCGGTGTTCGGGCCGGTATCACCGTCGCCCACCCGCTTGTGATCCTGGCTGGTTGCCATTGGCAGCACGTTCTCGCCATCGACCATGACGATGAAGCTGGCTTCCTCGCCATCCAGAAATTCTTCGATGACCACTCGCGAGCCGGCATCGCCGAAGGCGTTGCCGGCCAGCATGTCATGCACTGCCGCTTCGGCCTCGGCCAGTGTCATGGCAACGATGACGCCCTTGCCAGCGGCCAGACCGTCAGCCTTGATAACGATAGGCGCGCCTTTTTCGCGCAGGTAGGCCAGCGCGGGCTCGATTTCAGTGAAGTTGGCGTAATCGGCCGTGGGAATCGCATGGCGCGCCAGAAAATCCTTGGTAAAGGCCTTGGATCCTTCCAGCTGCGCGGCGCCAGCGGTGGGGCCGTAGCACTTCAGGCCACGCTCGCGGAACAGATCCACCACACCGGCCACCAGCGGCGCTTCCGGGCCAACGATAGTCAATGCGACATTGGCTGCGGCGAATTCAGCCAGCTTGTCCAGTTCCAGTACATCGATGGCAAGATTCTCGCACTTGGCCTCGATGGCGGTACCGGCGTTGCCGGGGGCAACGAAGACCTTCTCGACGCGCTCGTCCTGCGCCACTTTCCACGCCAGCGCATGCTCACGCCCGCCACTGCCGATAATCAAAACATTCATTCTGTATACCTCAAAATTGCATTTGGGGTTTTCGCTAGCAACTCGAAACAAGGTCGCGATCAAGCTGGAAGATGCAAGGCGCCCGGGGCTTCGACAAGCGCAGTTGCCTGATGGCAATGAGCATTGGCGAAGTCACGGGCAACGCAGCAGATGCCGGCTTCAGCGCGGCCGTAACCCTACTCAGTGGCGGAAGTGGCGCATGCCGGTAAACACCATGGCGATATTCGCTTCATCGGCTGCATCAATCACTTCCTGATCACGCATGGAGCCACCCGGTTGAATCACCGCGCGAATGCCGACCTTGGCAGCATTGTCGATGCCGTCACGGAACGGGAAGAAGGCGTCGGATGCCATGACCGCGCCTTCGACCGGCAGACCGGCGTGCTCGGCCTTGATGGCAGCGATGCGGGCGGAGTTGACGCGGCTCATCTGGCCGGCACCGACACCGATGGTCTGGCGGTTGCTGGCATAGACGATGGCGTTGGATTTAACGAACTTGGCCACTTTCCAGGCAAAGATCAGATCGTGAATTTCCTTCTCGGTGGGCGCGCGCCTGGTCACTACCTTGAGGTCGGCTTCGGTGATCATGCCGGTATCCCGGCTCTGCACCAGGAGCCCGCCATTGACGCGCTTGTAATCCAGATCCTGGATGCGCTCGGCTGACCACTGGCCGCATTCGAGCAGGCGCACATTGGCCTTGGCAGCAATCACCTCACGGGCCTCGGCGCTGACGCTGGGGGCGATGATCACTTCAACGAACTGACGTTCGACGATGGCCTTGGCGGTGTCGGCATCCAGCTCGCGGTTGAAGGCGATGATGCCGCCGAAGGCCGACTCGCTGTCGGTAGCAAAGGCCAGCTCATAGGCTTTGCGAATACCGCCCTCGTTCTCCGGAACAACGGCCACACCGCAGGGGTTGGCGTGCTTGACGATGACGCAGGCGGGCTTGCTGAAGCTTTTCACGCATTCCAGTGCGGCGTCGGTATCGGCAACGTTGTTATAGGACAATTCCTTGCCCTGCAGCTGGGTAGCGGTGGCGATGCAGGCCTCGGCCGGTGCGGCTTCCCGATAGAAAGCGGCGGCCTGGTGCGGGTTTTCCCCGTAGCGCATGTCCTGGGTCTTGATGAATTGGCTGTTGAAGGTGCGCGGGAAAGCGGCGCGGTTTTCGGTGCCGAGCGTGTCGCGGCTCTGGTCGATGGTACCCAGGTAGTTGGCAATCATGCCGTCATAGGCGGCGGTATGTTCGAAAGCCTTGAGTGCCAGATCAAAGCGCTGGGCGTAACTCAGGCCACCCTGCTTGAGGCTGTCCAGCAGGCTGTCGTAATCACCGGCATTGACCACGATGGCGACGTCCTTGTGGTTCTTGGCTGCCGAGCGGACCATGGTCGGGCCGCCGATGTCGATATTCTCGATGGCATCGGGCAGGGTGCAACCGGGCTTGGCCACAGTCGCAGCGAAAGGATAGAGGTTGACCACCACCATGTCGATCGGCTGGATGCCATGTTCGGCCATGACCGCGCCGTCCAGATCACGACGGCCGAGGATGCCGCCATGGATCTTCGGATGCAGCGTTTTTACCCGGCCATCCATCATTTCCGGGAAGCCGGTATAGTCCGCGACTTCCACTGCATTGATAGCGTTTTCCCGCAGCAGCTTGTAGGTGCCACCGGTGGACAGAATTTCCACGCCCAGCGCGCTGAGTTCACGGGCGAAGTCGACAATACCGGTTTTGTCTGAAACGCTGATCAGCGCGCGACGTAACGGCAGGCGGGTGGTTTGGTCGGTCATTTTGCTTCCAGTTACAGGTGATTGAAAAGGGGGTCAGAGCAGTCCGTATTGCTTGAGCTTCTTGCGCAGCGTACCGCGATTCAGGCCGAGCACTTCTGAGGCTCGGGTCTGATTGCCGCGGACATAATCCATCACGCTTTCCAGCAGTGGCGCTTCGATTTCCGCCAGCACCATGTTATAGACGTCAGTGACATCCTGGCCGTCCAGATGCTCGAAATAGTTGTGCAGTGCTTGCTCGACACTGTCACGCAGGGTTCGTGACCCGGCCAGGGGGGCGCTCGGACGGCAGGAAAGGTCAGCTTCGGTGGTCTCGC
Above is a genomic segment from Halopseudomonas litoralis containing:
- a CDS encoding YgiQ family radical SAM protein is translated as MPAARPLFDHPRYWAECFGPAPFLPMSRAEMDQLGWDSCDIIIVTGDSYVDHPSFGMAIIGRLLEAQGFRVGMISQPDWRSKDDFMQLGKPNLFFGVAAGNMDSMINRYTADRKIRSDDAYTAGGKAGKRPDRASLSYCQRCREAYKDVPVVLGGIEASLRRIAHYDYWQDKVRPSLLINTKADILIYGNAERAVVEVAHRLSRGESVTSMTDIRGTAFIRKDTPESWFELDSSRVDRPGRVDKIINPYVNTQDTAACAVEQGKGEGAEAAADSEVQVVELLHHPRLERDRTVIRLPSYEKVRNDPVLYAHANRVLHLETNPGNARALVQRHGERDVWFNPPPIPLSTEEMDYVFGLPFARIPHPAYGDAKIPAYDMIRFSVNIMRGCFGGCTFCSITEHEGRIIQSRSHESILNEIEEIRDKVPGYTGTISDLGGPTANMYRLACKSPEIEASCRKPSCVWPGVCDNLNTDHSSLVGLYRKARELPGVKRILIASGLRYDLAVRSPEYVKELVTHHVGGYLKIAPEHTEDGPLSKMMKPGIGSYDAFKKMFEKFSREAGKEQYLIPYFIAAHPGTTDEDMMNLALWLKRSGLRADQVQAFYPSPMATATAMYHSGKNPLRKVGYKTEDVGIVKGEKQRRLHKAFLRYHDANNWPMLREALKDMGRSDLIGNSKQHLIPTFQPAIDGYQTARNKQSTQAGSKKGGRILTQHTGLPPRETGAGKSKRRGPGNRAPS
- the purH gene encoding bifunctional phosphoribosylaminoimidazolecarboxamide formyltransferase/IMP cyclohydrolase, coding for MTDQTTRLPLRRALISVSDKTGIVDFARELSALGVEILSTGGTYKLLRENAINAVEVADYTGFPEMMDGRVKTLHPKIHGGILGRRDLDGAVMAEHGIQPIDMVVVNLYPFAATVAKPGCTLPDAIENIDIGGPTMVRSAAKNHKDVAIVVNAGDYDSLLDSLKQGGLSYAQRFDLALKAFEHTAAYDGMIANYLGTIDQSRDTLGTENRAAFPRTFNSQFIKTQDMRYGENPHQAAAFYREAAPAEACIATATQLQGKELSYNNVADTDAALECVKSFSKPACVIVKHANPCGVAVVPENEGGIRKAYELAFATDSESAFGGIIAFNRELDADTAKAIVERQFVEVIIAPSVSAEAREVIAAKANVRLLECGQWSAERIQDLDYKRVNGGLLVQSRDTGMITEADLKVVTRRAPTEKEIHDLIFAWKVAKFVKSNAIVYASNRQTIGVGAGQMSRVNSARIAAIKAEHAGLPVEGAVMASDAFFPFRDGIDNAAKVGIRAVIQPGGSMRDQEVIDAADEANIAMVFTGMRHFRH
- the fis gene encoding DNA-binding transcriptional regulator Fis, with protein sequence MNQLNTSQIDGNIPVSETTEADLSCRPSAPLAGSRTLRDSVEQALHNYFEHLDGQDVTDVYNMVLAEIEAPLLESVMDYVRGNQTRASEVLGLNRGTLRKKLKQYGLL
- a CDS encoding response regulator, yielding MKQTLRLLFGSLVGLCLLIGNVFADGAAPTTGYQSFVDTSGQLALNDILSNRYANLFVPSAPGPVKLPGGAAALWVQVPVEHQATYLLELHNPTIARINVYLLRAGVLRSSYSGGTADPRTIVPLPHEGFAFPVNVNANPDQTLLVRLQNDYPISTHISLVSLNEATRIHTRHQALQGMLVGLLFGLALNCLLQGLLRKDPLHLLMAISALLFGFSSLSGIGWALHNWAFLHGRTGILMSLAGFVVLAATLHGLYPVPGTTGDRSERIAILLVGALLLLFSVAQPGWLEAILSMVRIGLPLTVVLLSAVMLYRREFIDPLFLCGTLLLIGSWLLEQILGLPPHNLTRHLVDLLLWAAMVCYTWSLYRRVQRNVLRRIKQHHEQSAVLAQRSARAEFLAHISHEIRTPMNGVLGMSELLLDTALSAKQRDYVQTIHGSGNDLLGLINDVLDISRLESGQLALDSQRFDLHALINDCLESHRNRLGSQPIELISFVHPDVPRLMKGDPVRLRQVIMSLLNNAMLNTDEGEILLAVALENQQPDTPLLRLAIQDTGHGMGAAARDSLLDRSAPNERLLEMLESQGQLSLYISQHLIHMMGGQLGVKDGATGLLGTPASGVPMPGTSGSGTTVWVTVPAEFIESPADADDQAQRGRCLIDRSILIVDDNATCRKVLQQQASAWQMSARTASSGREALAILRAQANLDSPCDILLVDQSMPGMTGLELASKIKDDPLIGDDLLIIMLTGLNQLPSRIVARNAGIHRVLNKPVSGYILRATLIDEWLQRSERVSVAVPHEKPESERDDTGFLVLVAEDNEVSTRVIQGMLSKLNIACDAVENGKKAVQAVRQGHYDLVLMDCEMHEMDGFTATEQIRQWEQQNAFAPLPIIALTAHILPEHRERARRAGMNGHMAKPIELAQLKAVLDYWMAHRAPGPHANSSPE
- the purD gene encoding phosphoribosylamine--glycine ligase — its product is MNVLIIGSGGREHALAWKVAQDERVEKVFVAPGNAGTAIEAKCENLAIDVLELDKLAEFAAANVALTIVGPEAPLVAGVVDLFRERGLKCYGPTAGAAQLEGSKAFTKDFLARHAIPTADYANFTEIEPALAYLREKGAPIVIKADGLAAGKGVIVAMTLAEAEAAVHDMLAGNAFGDAGSRVVIEEFLDGEEASFIVMVDGENVLPMATSQDHKRVGDGDTGPNTGGMGAYSPAPVVTDAVHQRVMDEVIWPTVRGMADEGNVYTGFLYAGLMIDKAGKPKVIEFNCRFGDPETQPIMLRLQSSLVELVEAALDGKLDSADARWDPRPSLGVVLAAGGYPGDYAKGSPIEGLAQAVATDGKVFHAGTVLKDGQVVTQGGRVLCATALGDSVKAAQQGAYDLARKISWDGCFYRSDIGYRAIERES